A window of the Desulforapulum autotrophicum HRM2 genome harbors these coding sequences:
- a CDS encoding 2-hydroxyacyl-CoA dehydratase subunit D: MEEIKIFRDAIKDIPTLASNIKKSHEKIVGYLCSYAPEELIYAAGFHPMRLFSSKSDIILAEDHLQTYCCSLVRGVLEDSLSGRLDFLDGTVFPHTCDSIQRLSDIWRMKGKYDLFWDVVLPVKLNTQSAKIYMKDVLNRFKTDLERAAGTTITDDDLNRSISTFNLIRSHLSKLYQLQSRNPGILKGEDLYSIVKGAMVMDRDEVARLLPLIVETLEKTSPPESRAKRIVLSGSICDSPGIYAMLETSGAVIVGDDLCTGQRWFEGRILENKDPITAIAERYMDRIVCPAKHMNPVVRGENIVALARENKADGVVFMLLKFCDPHAFDYPYLKEFLDNEGIKNMLIEMDDQQENLGQLSTRLETFIHMI, from the coding sequence ATGGAAGAAATTAAAATTTTTCGGGATGCCATTAAAGATATTCCCACCTTGGCTTCAAATATCAAGAAAAGTCACGAGAAAATTGTCGGATATCTGTGTTCCTATGCGCCTGAAGAACTGATATATGCGGCAGGGTTCCATCCCATGCGACTGTTTTCATCCAAGTCTGATATTATCCTGGCTGAAGATCATCTCCAGACATATTGCTGCTCCCTGGTGAGGGGTGTTCTGGAAGACAGCCTGTCCGGGCGACTTGATTTTCTGGATGGGACGGTTTTTCCCCACACCTGTGACTCCATTCAGCGCCTCAGTGACATCTGGCGCATGAAAGGAAAGTATGATCTTTTCTGGGATGTGGTGCTGCCGGTTAAACTCAATACCCAGAGTGCGAAGATCTATATGAAGGATGTGCTGAATCGGTTTAAAACGGATCTTGAAAGGGCTGCCGGAACGACCATCACCGATGACGATCTTAACAGATCCATTTCAACATTTAATCTGATCCGTTCCCATCTTTCAAAATTATATCAGCTTCAGTCCCGGAATCCGGGGATCCTGAAAGGCGAAGATCTTTATTCCATCGTGAAAGGTGCCATGGTGATGGACCGGGATGAGGTTGCCAGATTGTTGCCCCTCATTGTTGAAACCCTTGAGAAAACCAGTCCGCCTGAATCCAGAGCAAAACGGATTGTCCTTTCCGGCTCAATCTGTGATTCTCCAGGCATCTATGCCATGCTTGAAACCTCGGGGGCCGTTATTGTGGGCGATGATCTGTGCACGGGCCAGAGATGGTTTGAAGGCCGGATACTTGAAAATAAAGACCCCATTACAGCCATTGCAGAACGGTACATGGATCGCATTGTCTGCCCTGCAAAGCATATGAATCCCGTGGTCCGTGGTGAAAATATTGTTGCCCTTGCCAGGGAAAACAAGGCGGACGGGGTTGTGTTCATGCTGTTGAAATTTTGTGACCCCCATGCCTTTGATTATCCTTACCTAAAGGAATTCCTTGATAATGAAGGGATTAAAAATATGCTCATTGAAATGGATGATCAGCAGGAAAATTTAGGTCAACTTTCCACCCGCCTTGAAACTTTTATTCACATGATATAA
- a CDS encoding TetR/AcrR family transcriptional regulator — protein sequence MEKNNTLIKLKEKERELRQVLIIEAAREVFGQKTYDKASMAEIAKAAGISKSSIYTYFNSQEELYAQIAYQDACKFIKELNNRILSAGPDPVRAAIDYFLDFYIENASQWRMVTHFALHGNNEMGAVEQLNKTGRELMDVFEMMFVQAGCTSNTRIMAHTLFACLSGILIAFRNYPGRSEKDRITHMKKIGSRIEGLINIYISNG from the coding sequence ATGGAAAAAAACAATACACTCATCAAATTAAAGGAAAAAGAACGGGAGTTAAGACAGGTCCTCATTATTGAAGCTGCCCGGGAAGTTTTCGGACAAAAGACCTATGACAAGGCCAGCATGGCTGAAATAGCAAAGGCTGCCGGAATCTCAAAATCTTCCATCTACACCTATTTTAACAGCCAGGAAGAATTATACGCCCAGATTGCATATCAGGATGCCTGTAAATTCATAAAAGAGTTGAACAACAGGATCCTGTCCGCAGGCCCGGATCCTGTCCGAGCCGCCATTGATTATTTTTTGGATTTTTATATTGAGAACGCCTCACAATGGCGAATGGTCACCCACTTTGCCCTCCATGGAAACAACGAGATGGGTGCCGTTGAACAACTCAATAAAACGGGCCGGGAGCTCATGGATGTTTTTGAAATGATGTTTGTCCAGGCCGGCTGCACGTCAAACACCAGGATTATGGCACACACCCTTTTTGCATGTCTTTCAGGTATTTTAATTGCCTTTAGGAACTATCCTGGAAGATCAGAGAAAGACCGCATTACCCACATGAAAAAAATCGGTTCAAGAATAGAAGGCCTGATCAACATTTATATTTCAAATGGATAG
- a CDS encoding YbgC/FadM family acyl-CoA thioesterase, producing the protein MNDAETQPHLFSAQVYYEDTDHSGVVYHANYLKFFERAREDIIGIKNLADMWHTHGIGFAVYKLSMGYHDGAVFGDLLEIRTTWKKEGDYRVVFFHEAWRPEGRKPAVTCTLELVCLGSNKKLMPIPELGFL; encoded by the coding sequence ATGAATGACGCAGAAACCCAGCCCCATCTTTTTTCAGCACAGGTTTACTATGAGGACACTGATCACTCAGGTGTTGTCTACCACGCCAATTATTTGAAATTCTTTGAACGGGCCAGGGAAGATATCATCGGAATCAAAAACCTTGCTGACATGTGGCACACCCATGGTATTGGTTTTGCCGTTTACAAACTCTCCATGGGCTACCACGACGGGGCCGTTTTTGGTGATCTGCTGGAAATTCGAACCACCTGGAAAAAAGAGGGTGACTACCGGGTGGTTTTCTTCCATGAAGCCTGGCGGCCTGAAGGCAGGAAACCTGCGGTGACCTGCACCCTGGAGCTTGTCTGTCTTGGATCCAACAAAAAGCTCATGCCCATTCCAGAGCTTGGTTTTTTATAA
- a CDS encoding amidase family protein: MPLCTGNDAGGSIRSVKELTQIQALRWTLNQRLLTFFQKFDLLLTPTMPSEPFAAEGPPPDIIGGQPIPLLGAVAFTYPFNLSGHPAASVPAGFTENGLPVRLQIVGACHADDLVLQAARAYEKMRPWNDQWPVL, translated from the coding sequence GTGCCGCTTTGTACCGGGAACGATGCAGGGGGATCCATCCGATCCGTAAAGGAACTCACTCAAATCCAGGCATTAAGGTGGACATTGAACCAGCGGCTTTTGACTTTTTTCCAGAAATTTGATCTGCTGCTCACCCCCACCATGCCGTCTGAGCCTTTTGCAGCAGAAGGTCCTCCCCCTGATATCATTGGTGGTCAACCCATCCCTCTTCTGGGTGCGGTTGCATTTACCTATCCCTTTAATCTTTCCGGTCATCCTGCCGCCTCTGTTCCTGCAGGGTTCACTGAAAACGGGTTGCCGGTGAGGCTTCAAATCGTGGGTGCCTGTCATGCCGATGATCTTGTGCTTCAGGCTGCAAGGGCCTATGAAAAGATGCGTCCCTGGAACGACCAGTGGCCTGTTTTGTGA
- a CDS encoding amidase family protein, with the protein MERTPGGSSGGSAAAVAGGLCRFVPGTMQGDPSDP; encoded by the coding sequence TTGGAACGGACCCCGGGCGGCTCCAGCGGCGGGTCGGCAGCTGCTGTGGCAGGGGGATTGTGCCGCTTTGTACCGGGAACGATGCAGGGGGATCCATCCGATCCGTAA
- a CDS encoding short-chain fatty acid transporter produces the protein MIRALAGSFSKVVRRWLPDAFLFAVILTFVVFLLGIIFQSQSPIDMVKFWGQGFWKLLAFAMQMVLVLVTGHTLAKTRMVASVLKAFSSLARTPSQAILMTTFIALLACWINWGFGLIVGALLARQMARKIKGIHYGLLVASAYSGFLIWHAGLSGSIPLKVAQVSDNFMSEITGGEIIPVGETIFAWQNLLICGILLVSLPIINMMMTPHADEIVEIDPLLLDNPAEGVEENKQEVRTPAEKFENSVVVSMLLGLFGFSYIVYYFVNGGRLGLNSVNLIFLFAGIVLHGTPANFLRAANEAIKNTTGIVLQFPLYAGIMGMMVHSGLASSISQWFVQVSTVTTFPFFTFLSAGIVNFFVPSGGGQWAVQGPIVMPAAKALGVPLGKAAMAIAWGDAWTNMIQPFWALPLLGIAGLGIRDIMGYCVVALLWGGAVISLVLVFL, from the coding sequence GTGATCAGAGCATTAGCGGGTTCTTTTAGTAAAGTTGTTCGTCGTTGGCTACCGGATGCTTTTTTGTTTGCAGTTATTCTCACGTTTGTCGTTTTTCTCTTGGGTATTATCTTTCAAAGCCAGTCACCCATTGATATGGTGAAATTCTGGGGACAGGGCTTTTGGAAGCTGTTGGCCTTTGCCATGCAGATGGTTCTGGTGTTGGTCACCGGTCATACCCTTGCAAAAACCCGGATGGTGGCGTCAGTTCTAAAGGCCTTTTCAAGTCTTGCCCGCACTCCTTCCCAGGCCATCCTTATGACCACATTTATTGCGCTTTTGGCCTGCTGGATCAATTGGGGGTTTGGATTGATCGTGGGCGCACTTCTTGCCCGGCAGATGGCCCGGAAGATTAAAGGGATTCACTATGGCCTTCTGGTGGCTTCAGCCTATTCGGGTTTTCTGATATGGCATGCCGGGCTTTCAGGCTCCATTCCATTAAAGGTTGCCCAGGTTTCTGATAATTTTATGTCTGAAATTACAGGGGGTGAGATTATTCCAGTGGGTGAGACCATTTTTGCGTGGCAGAATCTTTTGATCTGCGGGATTCTTCTGGTTTCCCTTCCCATCATTAATATGATGATGACACCCCATGCGGATGAAATTGTTGAGATCGACCCGCTATTGCTGGATAACCCTGCTGAAGGGGTGGAAGAGAATAAACAAGAGGTGAGAACCCCTGCTGAAAAGTTTGAAAACAGTGTGGTTGTTTCCATGCTGCTTGGCCTGTTTGGTTTCTCCTATATTGTTTATTATTTCGTTAATGGTGGAAGATTAGGACTGAACAGTGTGAACCTGATTTTCCTTTTTGCAGGCATCGTCCTGCATGGAACTCCGGCCAATTTTTTAAGGGCAGCCAATGAGGCCATCAAGAACACCACTGGAATCGTCCTGCAGTTTCCACTTTATGCCGGCATCATGGGGATGATGGTGCATTCGGGTCTTGCATCGTCCATCAGTCAGTGGTTTGTCCAGGTTTCCACCGTCACAACCTTTCCTTTTTTTACCTTTTTAAGTGCTGGCATTGTTAATTTTTTTGTACCGTCGGGGGGAGGACAATGGGCTGTTCAGGGACCCATTGTTATGCCGGCGGCAAAGGCCCTGGGGGTTCCCCTTGGCAAGGCTGCCATGGCCATCGCCTGGGGGGATGCCTGGACGAACATGATACAACCTTTCTGGGCGCTTCCCCTGCTTGGTATTGCCGGGCTGGGTATTCGAGATATCATGGGCTATTGTGTTGTGGCGCTTTTATGGGGAGGGGCTGTGATTTCCCTTGTGCTGGTGTTTTTATAG
- a CDS encoding efflux RND transporter permease subunit, whose amino-acid sequence MSLPQFSLKYPYLVLALVLVVVVMGTIAYVVVPTDLFPESVPPQVAVITVLPGASADDMADKVTRTIEKELGSLSGLKRISSVSRDGVSAITVEFLFSKPMGEAVTDVDNAVARVRSLLPQDVQEPLLYRITDATRPLMTLALTPKPASFKALADIRLLAENDLRDDFMAVAGVGDVQVFGGHQREIEVRVDQDRLAGYGMTLVDVITGLARQNVASPGGIVYGTGQEYLLKVSGELTGLQALENLPLGNGSGRQILLKDVARTRAGESDLRSRYHGNGREAVAVNLLRPEKGDTVKTLVGIKKALVHIRADYPDILFETTEDQQPLIDLNVHGMRSSLWQAVFLTILLIFVFLADLRAAAVVSVAIPLSFLAALIVLWISPYTLNMVTLSGLIVAVGMVVDGSVVVLENIHRHHRDTGYADAPKAALDGAAQVALPITAGMLTTVAVLVPVIFTTGYTGRTMRPLNITIVSTLIASLVVSLSVIPILAARFFARTPDRVPGKGAVFVQSLLSPVEKGVEALTRGYEGLVALALKYRILTALILLVFMVFSLRVVKPLLGGEQMPPMDTGIVIVEFDTQTWEKPEAVNRILDQIEAVVRGEPAVVSVSSLLGSEPGVMSFGGGKATAQSGKMTVYLTPRTQRTETIWDIEAKWRRALSVMPGVRTFRIAEYGATPVATTKAPFNAILSGPDSRVLSGLADNVLALLHGSPGLVDLGRSWYLDKNEQKITVDPELAAFYGTSPLGVAAALRMAVQGVPATAMRVDGFSDIPVRVRLQADQVDDLNRLGEILVQTPSGRVRLASLATITTLQTQPFITRENQRTTIDITAGNAGLTIAQANGAAKQRLAGLSLPKGYTLDFGGTARDMAETQASLGHALVIGIALLFILLMAMFKSVIHPVTIILSIPLAAAGGLWGLLIFDKPFCMPALMGFILLGGTIVNNAILMLDFIIKARAEGLAKDEAIVQSVRLRLRPILITAVSTIVGFSPLIFETAVGLERMSPLGIAAASGLLVGTIVTMVAVPVIYSLLDSLKLRMAKILSGKLANPGTTVVLIVAGLTACLTVSLWSVPAGLEAAEVALGATLSLDQAVAVALAHNPDLEESRAVIALDQGRVGEAGSTKGLHLDLTGQGVWSEMPHAQISGLSSADQGFARLNYQGVLSASWLVTDFGNTEARLRAAMNRHRAGISMARRREQEVVFHVSMQFLQAMTFTDLVVATSVSQESLQAFARSVDLQIQQGKAPEVDALKIDVRLAEIETRLAELERSLSVSRAALGRLMGVEEVLPPLTVWEDAENEVLEGESIKTPVLRDRMDVQAGELLVQAGRDGVLASQRRFMPRVELFATGGLYGANDPETGTGQVDNDPWKDDFSGGVRILVPLLDNGLRKGGLAVSRAELDKARADLRARRLAVIEEIAVAKAGVKSARVKIKATRKTVAHAGKVVEIERLKYSIGRGSSADVLDAEAALLNAESLARQAVREFSLACLAERLALGERN is encoded by the coding sequence ATGAGTCTGCCGCAGTTTTCCCTGAAATATCCCTACCTGGTGCTGGCCCTGGTGCTGGTGGTGGTGGTCATGGGAACCATTGCCTATGTGGTGGTTCCCACGGACCTGTTTCCCGAAAGCGTGCCGCCCCAGGTGGCTGTGATCACGGTATTACCGGGAGCATCTGCCGATGATATGGCGGATAAGGTGACCCGAACCATTGAAAAAGAACTCGGGAGTCTGTCCGGGCTCAAGCGGATATCATCGGTTTCCCGGGATGGGGTCTCAGCGATTACAGTGGAATTTTTGTTCAGCAAACCCATGGGTGAGGCGGTGACGGACGTGGATAATGCCGTGGCAAGGGTACGGAGTCTTTTGCCCCAGGACGTCCAGGAACCGCTTCTCTATCGAATCACCGACGCCACCCGGCCCCTGATGACCCTGGCCCTGACCCCTAAGCCTGCCAGTTTCAAAGCGCTTGCCGACATCCGGCTGCTTGCAGAAAACGACCTCAGGGACGATTTCATGGCCGTTGCCGGGGTCGGGGATGTCCAGGTGTTTGGCGGCCACCAGAGGGAGATTGAGGTCCGTGTAGACCAGGATCGCCTGGCCGGGTACGGGATGACCCTTGTGGACGTGATCACCGGGCTTGCCAGGCAAAACGTGGCGTCCCCCGGGGGTATTGTGTACGGCACGGGCCAGGAATACCTGCTCAAGGTTTCCGGTGAATTGACGGGGTTACAGGCCCTTGAAAATCTGCCCCTTGGCAATGGATCAGGCCGGCAGATCCTTTTGAAGGATGTGGCCCGGACCAGGGCCGGAGAGTCGGATTTGAGAAGCCGGTACCATGGCAATGGCAGGGAAGCCGTGGCCGTAAACCTGCTGCGTCCGGAAAAGGGCGATACGGTAAAAACCCTTGTTGGGATTAAAAAGGCCCTTGTGCACATCAGGGCCGATTATCCGGATATCCTTTTTGAGACCACCGAGGATCAGCAGCCCCTGATTGATCTTAATGTCCATGGCATGCGATCTTCCCTGTGGCAGGCCGTTTTTCTTACCATCCTTCTGATTTTTGTCTTCCTGGCCGACCTGCGGGCAGCGGCCGTGGTCAGTGTGGCCATTCCCCTTTCGTTTCTTGCGGCCCTGATTGTTCTGTGGATCAGCCCCTACACCTTGAACATGGTGACCCTGTCGGGATTGATCGTGGCCGTGGGCATGGTGGTGGACGGATCAGTGGTGGTTCTGGAAAATATCCACCGCCATCACAGGGATACGGGATATGCCGATGCCCCCAAGGCGGCCCTGGACGGTGCGGCCCAGGTGGCTCTGCCCATCACTGCGGGCATGCTCACCACGGTGGCGGTTCTGGTGCCGGTTATCTTTACCACGGGTTACACGGGTCGGACCATGCGGCCCCTGAACATTACCATTGTTTCAACCCTGATCGCCTCCCTTGTGGTGTCTTTGTCGGTGATTCCCATTCTTGCGGCCCGGTTCTTCGCAAGGACTCCGGACAGGGTGCCGGGGAAGGGGGCTGTTTTTGTTCAGTCCTTGCTGAGCCCCGTTGAAAAGGGGGTTGAAGCCCTGACCCGGGGTTACGAGGGGTTGGTGGCCCTGGCACTGAAGTATCGGATTCTAACGGCCCTGATCCTTCTGGTGTTCATGGTCTTCAGCCTGCGGGTGGTGAAGCCCCTGCTGGGCGGAGAGCAGATGCCGCCCATGGATACGGGAATCGTTATTGTTGAGTTTGACACACAGACCTGGGAAAAACCTGAGGCCGTCAATCGGATCCTCGACCAGATCGAGGCTGTGGTCCGTGGGGAACCTGCCGTGGTCAGTGTCTCTTCCCTGCTGGGTTCTGAACCAGGTGTAATGAGTTTTGGTGGGGGTAAGGCCACGGCTCAATCGGGGAAAATGACGGTCTACCTGACCCCCCGGACTCAGCGAACCGAAACCATCTGGGATATCGAAGCCAAATGGCGCAGGGCCCTTTCAGTGATGCCCGGGGTGCGAACATTCAGGATCGCAGAATATGGGGCCACCCCCGTGGCTACGACCAAAGCACCGTTTAACGCCATTCTGTCCGGACCCGATTCCCGGGTGTTGAGCGGTCTTGCCGACAATGTCCTGGCACTTCTCCATGGGTCTCCGGGACTTGTGGATCTTGGGCGATCCTGGTATCTGGATAAAAACGAACAAAAAATTACCGTGGATCCAGAACTGGCCGCCTTTTACGGTACCTCCCCCCTTGGGGTGGCCGCAGCCCTGCGCATGGCCGTGCAGGGTGTTCCGGCAACCGCCATGCGGGTTGACGGTTTTTCCGACATCCCGGTTCGGGTGAGACTGCAGGCTGATCAGGTTGACGATCTGAACCGGCTTGGAGAAATTCTTGTTCAGACGCCTTCGGGTCGGGTGAGGCTCGCAAGTCTTGCCACCATTACAACCCTTCAAACCCAGCCGTTCATCACCCGGGAAAATCAGCGGACCACCATTGACATCACGGCTGGAAACGCAGGCCTCACCATTGCCCAGGCCAATGGGGCTGCAAAACAACGCCTGGCAGGCCTGTCCCTTCCCAAGGGGTACACCCTTGATTTTGGAGGAACGGCCCGGGACATGGCGGAAACCCAGGCCAGCCTCGGTCATGCCCTGGTGATCGGTATCGCCCTGCTGTTTATTCTGCTCATGGCAATGTTTAAATCCGTGATCCATCCTGTGACGATCATTCTTTCCATTCCCCTGGCTGCGGCCGGTGGCCTGTGGGGGTTGCTCATATTTGACAAGCCCTTTTGCATGCCTGCCCTCATGGGGTTTATCCTGCTTGGGGGAACCATCGTGAATAATGCCATCCTCATGCTTGACTTCATCATCAAGGCCCGGGCAGAGGGGTTGGCAAAGGATGAGGCCATTGTGCAATCGGTGCGGCTGCGGCTGCGGCCCATCCTGATCACCGCCGTGTCGACCATTGTGGGTTTTTCCCCCCTGATCTTTGAGACCGCCGTTGGCCTTGAGCGCATGAGCCCCCTGGGTATTGCGGCAGCTTCGGGTCTTCTTGTGGGAACCATTGTCACCATGGTGGCTGTTCCGGTCATCTATTCGCTGCTCGATTCTCTGAAACTCAGGATGGCCAAAATCCTGTCTGGAAAATTGGCAAATCCCGGCACCACGGTTGTTCTGATCGTGGCGGGCCTGACGGCCTGCCTGACGGTTTCCCTGTGGAGTGTTCCAGCAGGGCTTGAGGCGGCAGAGGTGGCGCTGGGTGCAACCCTTTCCCTGGATCAGGCCGTGGCTGTGGCCCTGGCCCATAACCCGGATCTTGAAGAATCCCGGGCTGTGATTGCCCTTGATCAAGGCAGGGTAGGGGAGGCCGGTTCGACCAAGGGGCTTCACCTGGATTTGACCGGTCAGGGGGTGTGGTCGGAAATGCCCCATGCCCAGATTTCCGGGTTGAGCTCAGCGGATCAGGGGTTTGCCCGCCTGAATTATCAGGGTGTGTTGTCGGCCTCCTGGCTGGTGACGGATTTCGGGAACACCGAGGCCCGGCTGCGGGCAGCCATGAATCGTCACAGGGCCGGGATTTCCATGGCCCGGCGCCGGGAGCAGGAGGTGGTGTTCCATGTGTCCATGCAGTTTCTTCAGGCCATGACCTTCACGGACCTGGTGGTGGCAACATCTGTCAGCCAGGAGAGTCTCCAGGCGTTTGCACGGTCCGTTGATTTGCAGATCCAGCAGGGAAAAGCCCCAGAGGTGGATGCCTTGAAGATTGATGTCCGGCTGGCCGAGATTGAAACCCGGCTGGCCGAGCTTGAGAGAAGTCTGTCGGTCTCCAGGGCTGCCCTGGGCCGGCTCATGGGGGTTGAGGAGGTTCTGCCACCCCTTACCGTCTGGGAAGATGCAGAAAATGAGGTCCTGGAGGGTGAATCGATCAAAACGCCGGTACTCCGGGACCGTATGGATGTCCAGGCCGGGGAATTACTTGTCCAGGCGGGCAGGGACGGGGTCCTGGCATCCCAGCGTCGGTTCATGCCCCGGGTGGAGCTGTTTGCCACAGGTGGCCTTTATGGTGCCAACGATCCTGAAACCGGTACTGGACAGGTGGATAACGATCCCTGGAAGGACGATTTTTCGGGGGGGGTCAGGATTCTCGTACCCCTTTTGGACAACGGGCTTCGCAAGGGCGGGCTCGCAGTTTCCCGGGCTGAACTTGACAAGGCCCGGGCTGACCTGAGGGCCAGGCGGTTAGCGGTAATCGAGGAAATTGCCGTTGCAAAGGCAGGTGTAAAGAGTGCCCGTGTGAAAATAAAGGCCACTCGGAAAACAGTAGCCCATGCTGGAAAGGTGGTTGAGATTGAACGACTCAAATACAGCATCGGCAGGGGGAGCAGCGCCGATGTCCTGGATGCGGAGGCAGCCCTTCTCAATGCTGAAAGCCTTGCAAGGCAAGCCGTTCGTGAATTCTCCCTGGCTTGTTTGGCTGAACGGCTTGCCCTTGGGGAAAGAAATTAA
- a CDS encoding efflux RND transporter periplasmic adaptor subunit has translation MKKIMIVLVLALLVIGGLYLVRQKRLTIREAGGQPVRATVVRAAVAKRGDLLVSRTYLARVEPWQAATVAAQIVSRVTDVRVQVGDLVSRGGVLAHLESEELMARVQGAEAGVSQARMQAMAARETVQALGKTLDFRTLEFDRDRRLVKAGAIARVVADTSLDQLNEIRGRLQSMEKTAQAATEQITFREQELSQARIRLAYGQITAPFGGVVVERLVDPGDMAGPGQPLVILEDHTRFRISFDVPQAELSWFKPEMAVMALSGVNLELSVSRTHSSLNSDRTLTVECDAPPAPGLRAGGTLVVKVVLDRFEDQVLVPEASLIPVPGGGDAVFIVANKKTTAVPVTVLGRNAGQVAVKGLDPGSQVIQNTYLGWNRLAAGEPVEVLP, from the coding sequence ATGAAAAAAATAATGATCGTGCTGGTGCTGGCTTTACTGGTGATCGGTGGATTATACCTGGTCCGGCAGAAACGACTCACTATCCGGGAAGCCGGTGGCCAGCCAGTCCGGGCCACGGTGGTCCGGGCAGCAGTGGCCAAGAGGGGTGATCTCCTGGTCAGCCGCACCTATCTTGCCCGGGTCGAACCCTGGCAGGCTGCAACAGTTGCTGCCCAGATTGTCTCCAGGGTGACTGATGTGCGGGTTCAGGTGGGAGACCTGGTCTCCCGGGGTGGGGTTCTGGCCCACCTGGAAAGTGAAGAACTCATGGCCCGGGTGCAGGGGGCCGAGGCCGGGGTATCACAGGCCAGGATGCAGGCCATGGCTGCCCGGGAAACGGTTCAGGCCCTTGGGAAAACCCTTGACTTTCGAACCCTCGAGTTTGACCGGGATAGGCGGCTGGTCAAGGCCGGGGCCATTGCAAGGGTGGTTGCTGACACTTCCCTGGATCAACTCAACGAGATTCGCGGTCGTTTGCAGTCCATGGAGAAAACCGCCCAGGCGGCAACCGAGCAGATAACCTTCCGGGAACAGGAGCTTTCACAGGCCCGGATCCGTTTGGCCTATGGGCAGATAACAGCCCCCTTTGGCGGGGTGGTCGTGGAGCGCCTGGTCGATCCCGGTGATATGGCAGGACCGGGTCAGCCCCTGGTGATCCTCGAGGACCACACCCGGTTCCGGATCAGTTTTGATGTGCCCCAGGCTGAGCTTTCGTGGTTTAAACCTGAAATGGCGGTGATGGCATTGTCCGGGGTAAACCTGGAACTGTCTGTTTCCCGGACGCATTCGTCCCTGAATTCAGATCGAACCCTGACCGTGGAATGTGATGCCCCACCAGCACCGGGGTTGCGGGCCGGTGGGACCCTGGTGGTAAAGGTGGTGCTGGATCGTTTTGAAGATCAGGTGCTGGTGCCGGAAGCGAGTCTGATCCCCGTTCCCGGGGGTGGTGACGCGGTTTTTATTGTGGCGAACAAGAAGACGACAGCCGTGCCTGTTACTGTTCTGGGACGGAATGCCGGACAGGTTGCCGTCAAGGGTCTTGATCCTGGTTCCCAGGTGATTCAGAATACCTATCTTGGGTGGAACCGACTGGCTGCGGGCGAACCCGTGGAGGTCCTGCCATGA
- a CDS encoding MarR family winged helix-turn-helix transcriptional regulator, with protein MPGFDPLESIGFHCNLTFKSFSASLEQRLGGSGVSRVQFMALAHLIALGTMPQKDLAQLLSITSASTVRLVDRLTRDGWAERIPAQDDRRVKLIVPTPKAVEAWEVMSDHAEKITAKAYVGLTREEIDGVKAVLKKVRENLKKI; from the coding sequence ATGCCAGGTTTTGATCCCCTGGAAAGTATAGGGTTTCACTGTAATCTTACCTTTAAATCCTTTTCTGCATCCCTTGAACAACGCCTTGGCGGCAGCGGAGTCAGCCGGGTTCAGTTTATGGCCCTGGCCCACCTCATTGCCCTGGGAACCATGCCCCAGAAGGATTTGGCCCAATTGCTGTCCATCACATCGGCATCCACTGTCCGACTGGTGGACCGGTTGACAAGGGACGGTTGGGCCGAGCGAATCCCTGCCCAGGATGACCGGCGGGTTAAGCTGATCGTTCCGACCCCCAAGGCTGTTGAAGCCTGGGAGGTGATGTCGGATCATGCTGAAAAAATCACCGCCAAGGCCTATGTTGGATTGACCCGGGAAGAGATCGACGGAGTCAAGGCTGTGCTGAAAAAAGTGCGTGAGAATTTAAAGAAAATTTAA